One region of Alosa alosa isolate M-15738 ecotype Scorff River chromosome 1, AALO_Geno_1.1, whole genome shotgun sequence genomic DNA includes:
- the LOC125308459 gene encoding xin actin-binding repeat-containing protein 1-like: MSDVNASAVETNSKGASVSYIPYIMSESEAMNQEQETAEEVVKGDVKAAIQALYSAANEQRSTDKEEIVKGDMQAALQSLQKSSVNVSQGDYKAAMIYRKAGQFYSEGRKKKDSGTVYKQNVMSVPPSDTELSPSVSVTYKEHQSPAPKNSAPVVSSSPAESSRASIPSPLINEGLIPPPLPPKTCDQLKELKPALPLKPQWHTISPTESNNNNSDAPYIPAIPPKMKMGKSTPPPLPQRTAFIKNEDSHHLHAVKETEMQQLTNTTEHRIAKKTKQCTERWEQEKTIEALSDNTTASKHTTAQSAAEMERNVVQKINAAEEIRLCMQTYSTDSEAKNELNMGFKVALQNFGGRKKGAEVDETAKLTKKAKAVRETEPAGISYGCALNTQGNTLTGSVSPPPVSPEPQRDDHSNTTVILREKRGRRETEDERRQRLSVHRDEIMRGNVKATMEIFENLRKREELKTILCQVQEMEGDTSEVDVKYLRTLYENVPSWVVRQSKVQRHSNSTYVKNVDAETESLRDETDSVSSVEAAFEDLEKASIDIICLKEQTLVKLLEIEEAIKKALYSVSNLKSEADIMGLSGLFNESLNTEQCSQNTNNIRKISIVTSKAKTDQRKSEQEVAKGKTKVEDVQREVPLKKPEVLHPKPFPNPPSSPSFISIHSAARKPAGAPKSPPPQPPQSTNNAESRAPSSNGYHSPNGDLNQSCETKVANHFYSPKTPKRKVSILEVQTLPEPEPVAGIIGTKTVSETYEERDCFGNSFVSSTTSTFVTKETKASSSREVLTNPNKSVQVIASPLMHRSDRTFAERKQSHVKDNSKVFVTFGHTKTGKH, encoded by the coding sequence ATGTCAGATGTAAATGCTAGCGCAGTGGAAACTAATTCAAAAGGTGCCAGTGTCTCTTACATTCCTTACATAATGTCAGAGAGTGAAGCCATGAATCAAGAGCAAGAGACAGCTGAGGAGGTTGTTAAAGGGGATGTGAAGGCTGCCATCCAGGCATTGTATAGTGCTGCTAATGAACAGAGATCCACAGACAAAGAAGAGATTGTGAAAGGTGATATGCAAGCAGCACTACAGTCACTTCAGAAGTCTAGTGTTAATGTGTCCCAAGGGGATTATAAAGCAGCAATGATTTATAGGAAAGCAGGGCAATTTTACTCAGagggcagaaagaaaaaagactCAGGGACTGTGTACAAGCAGAATGTAATGTCTGTGCCTCCATCTGACACTGAATTGTCCCCTTCGGTTTCAGTAACCTACAAGGAGCATCAGTCCCCGGCACCAAAGAATTCAGCACCTGTCGTTAGTTCCAGCCCAGCGGAAAGTTCTAGAGCTTCCATCCCCTCTCCTTTGATAAATGAAGGTCTGATTCCGCCACCCCTTCCTCCAAAGACCTGTGATCAACTTAAAGAGTTAAAACCAGCCCTGCCACTAAAGCCACAGTGGCATACCATATCTCCTACTGAATCcaataacaacaacagtgaCGCCCCTTACATTCCGGCCATCCCTCCCAAAATGAAAATGGGAAAATCAACTCCTCCACCTTTACCACAAAGGACTGCTTTCATCAAGAATGAAGATTCACACCACTTGCATGCCgtaaaagagacagagatgcaACAGTTGACCAATACAACAGAACACCGAATTGCCAAAAAGACTAAGCAATGCACTGAAAGATGGGAACAGGAAAAAACAATTGAAGCTCTCTCAGATAATACCACAGCCAGCAAACACACTACAGCTCAAAGTGCtgctgagatggagagaaatgtTGTACAAAAGATAAATGCTGCAGAGGAGATCCGCTTGTGTATGCAGACTTACTCTACAGACAGTGAGGCCAAAAACGAACTGAATATGGGCTTCAAAGTCGCCCTTCAAAACTTTGGGGGAAGGAAAAAGGGAGCTGAGGTGGATGAAACTGCAAAATTGACAAAGAAAGCCAAAGCTGTCAGAGAGACAGAACCTGCTGGCATTTCCTATGGATGTGCTTTAAATACACAGGGCAACACCCTGACAGGGAGTGTCAGCCCACCGCCTGTCTCCCCCGAGCCTCAAAGGGACGATCATTCTAACACCACTGTCATCTTAAGGGAAAaacgagggaggagagaaactgAAGATGAACGGCGCCAAAGGTTATCTGTGCACAGGGATGAAATCATGAGGGGCAATGTGAAAGCAACAATGGAGATTTTTGAAAATCTCAGAAAACGGGAGGAACTAAAGACAATCCTTTGCCAAGTTCAGGAAATGGAGGGAGACACAAGTGAAGTAGATGTTAAATATTTGAGGACTCTTTATGAGAATGTGCCCTCTTGGGTAGTAAGACAAAGTAAAGTTCAAAGGCATAGTAATTCTACATATGTAAAGAATGTTGATGCAGAGACAGAATCACTGAGGGATGAAACTGACAGTGTGTCCTCAGTTGAGGCAGCATTTGAAGATCTGGAAAAAGCAAGTATAGATATAATATGTTTAAAAGAGCAGACCTTAGTAAAACTTTTGGAAATAGAAGAGGCAATAAAAAAGGCTTTGTACTCGGTGTCAAACTTGAAATCTGAGGCAGATATCATGGGATTATCAGGACTTTTTAATGAATCCCTGAACACAGAGCAATGCTCCCAGAACACGAACAACATCAGGAAAATTAGTATTGTCACTAGCAAAGCAAAAACAGATCAAAGGAAATCAGAACAAGAGGTCGCCAAAGGAAAAACGAAAGTTGAGGACGTTCAAAGGGAAGTGCCATTGAAAAAGCCAGAGGTTCTTCATCCAAAACCattcccaaaccccccctcctctccatcaTTCATCTCCATTCACTCAGCTGCAAGAAAACCTGCAGGGGCACCCAAGTCACCTCCCCCTCAACCCCCACAGTCTACTAACAATGCAGAGAGCAGGGCTCCAAGTTCCAATGGTTATCACAGTCCCAATGGTGATCTGAATCAATCCTGTGAAACAAAGGTAGCAAACCACTTTTATAGTCCAAAAACCCCCAAACGAAAAGTCAGCATACTAGAAGTGCAAACActgccagagccagagccagtaGCCGGAATCATTGGAACGAAGACAGTCAGCGAAACATATGAAGAGAGAGACTGCTTTGGCAATTCATTCGTCTCTTCCACTACATCAACCTTTGTCACAAAAGAGACCAAAGCCTCTTCTTCTCGCGAGGTTCTGACCAATCCAAACAAATCAGTTCAAGTGATTGCATCCCCTCTAATGCACAGGTCTGATCGCACATTTGCAGAAAGGAAACAGTCTCATGTTAAAGACAATAGCAAAGTGTTTGTTACATTTGGCCATACCAAAACAGGAAAACATTAA